One genomic region from Manis pentadactyla isolate mManPen7 chromosome 12, mManPen7.hap1, whole genome shotgun sequence encodes:
- the LRRC25 gene encoding leucine-rich repeat-containing protein 25 has protein sequence MESGLAWMLFLPLLLQNLGSQGLSCNVSSGNVDWTTKFTDKCLNFSGQRLSLPQNQSLQASRVVLLDLSGNGLPDLPPPFFAQLWELKVLNVTNNPLGRLDRALAERCDLDLKADCRCILETWLKVRQDNNCSDHLPLQCLDTATSTWHNVSTFLEVSCPPGLSLMTIVGLVVSGSLLLTTAGLVLAWRLQTCRMVRSQSLGKTWASQDGSRSSSGRQPRYSSRGLSPHPPAATPPRPSTPDYENIFMGQSAAGHQGAEHGAYPAEDSDFYMNYEGLDHASQPVYCNLQSLGRAPLDEEEYVIPGR, from the exons ATGGAGAGCGGCCTGGCATGGATGCTGTTTCTGCCGCTGCTGCTGCAGAATCTAGGCAGCCAGGGATTATCGTGCAACGTGTCCTCGGGGAATGTGGACTGGACCACGAAGTTCACAGACAAATGCCTGAACTTCAGTGGCCAACGCCTGAGCCTGCCCCAGAACCAGTCTCTGCAGGCCAGTAGGGTGGTCCTCCTTGACCTGTCTGGGAATGGCCTTCCAGACCTCCCACCACCCTTCTTTGCTCAACTGTGGGAGCTGAAGGTCCTGAATGTGACAAACAACCCCCTGGGCCGCCTGGACAGGGCACTGGCTGAACGCTGTGACCTTGACCTGAAGGCTGACTGTAGATGCATCCTGGAAACTTGGCTTAAGGTCCGGCAGGACAACAACTGCTCTGACCACCTGCCTCTGCAGTGCCTGGACACAGCCACTAGCACCTGGCACAATGTCTCCACCTTTCTGGAAGTCAGCTGCCCCCCTGGGCTGTCCCTGATGACCATCGTGGGACTAGTGGTCAGTGGAAGCCTGCTGCTCACCACTGCTGGTCTAGTGCTAGcctggagactccagacatgCAGGATGGTCAGGAGCCAGAGCCTAGGCAAAACGTGGGCTTCTCAGGATGGCTCCAGGTCCAGCTCCGGTCGGCAGCCGAGGTACAGCAGCCGGGGCCTCAGCCCACACCCCCCAGCAGCCACACCACCCAGACCCTCCACACCCGACTATGAGAACATCTTCATGGGCCAGTCAGCTGCCGGACACCAAGGGGCAGAACATGG GGCTTACCCTGCAGAGGACAGTGACTTCTATATGAACTACGAGGGTCTTGACCATGCATCCCAGCCTGTCTACTGCAACCTGCAGTCGCTGGGCCGGGCCCCGCTGGATGAAGAGGAGTACGTGATCCCCGGGCGCTGA